AAGCAGTGGTTTTTTAGGTTGCAATGTCGCAACGGACTCCCCTTCCTTCATATTTTCACCTATTCCAGCTTTAAAGGTTTTTACAATAAAACCATCTTGTGGAGCCCTCACGACATATAATCCTCGTCGGACATCGATATTGGATATCTCATTTCTCAGTTTAGCGATATCGCCCTGTACTGAGGCCTTGGAAGAAAAAGCGGAACTTAAATCAGACTGCGCTTTAGCTAATGATTCATTATACTTTGCACGGATGTTGTTTAATTCGATGCTCGCATTTGTTAGTGATTGTCTTGAATTTGATAATTTGTTATCCGCACTTACTACTTTAGCTCGATCATTTTGTAGATTTAAGCGTCTTGTCTCAATATCCGTTAACGAAAATAAGCCATCACGATATCCTTCTTCGTACCGTTTAAGCCGCTTTTCACTGGTCTCAAAAAAGCTCATGACAGCGACAAGTTCTGCACTATCTATTTTTACCACATTTTGTGCTTGAACCACCTTATTTTTAGCTGATGCAAGCTGAAAATCCAGCCCATTTTTCAATGCTTCAATCTGTGCTTGGGTAGCTTGCATCTTTTGATTAGCGGCATCTTCTCCACTCCTTTTGGCATGCAATTGTTCTTCCAATCTTACAGGTAGCATGGGATCAAAATAGGATTGTGCAGTCTCCGAAAGGACCAAAATTGTGTCACCTTTCTTCACTTCCTGCCCTTCGGTAACTGCCCAATACTCGATGCGGCCACCAATCTGATTTTGGATAGTCTGCGGTCTATCTTGTGGACGTAAAGCGGTAATCGTTCCTACTCCAAGAATTGTTTGCCGCCAGGGGAGAAAAAGTGCCAGTACAAAAACAATCCCAGATAACACAAGGATCCGCCCCAAAACTAAGGATCCCCGCTCCTTCAATAAGCTATCAACTGCATCATGAGAGAGATCTCTCCAAGAAAGCGTTGTCCGATTCGAATGATCCTTATTAATCAACATAAACCGCAGCGTCCTCCTCCAACGCAAGATCGGTTACAGCCGCCAGTTTGACAACTCCCGTAAGCATATCAAAAATTGTATTTAAGTTAGTCATCAGTTTTTCAATGGCATAACCAATTTGAACGATCACAACTTCAGCAGCTACAAATTGACCAAAAGTCATTTGCCGCTCGACAACAAAATAGGATCCAAGCAAGAGCATCGCTCCAAACAACAGGGTCCGAAGCAGGAAAGAACCTAGAAAAAAACGCTTTAAAACTCTAAAATGATCGTTTCGCGCCGATAAATATTTACTGACAATGGAATCTGTTGTTCTCGTCACTTCGTTCATTTTCATCTCATCTCCACGATAATGGTCTATTTGTCCGGCAACAGCTTCCAAATAGGCTACCGTCTCATATTTGTATTCAGACTCTTCAATGCTGGTTTTCAAACCTCTTTTGTAGTATAAAACAAGTATCGTAATAACAGAAAAAATGACAATAAGGCCAAAGGCCAAAAATGCGGGATGATAAAAAGATAATAAAACCACGCTGAAGAAAATTGTTACAACCGCGGCGATGATATCGATCAAAAGTTTGATAATTCCCTTTTGAATAATGATGACATCAAAAAATCGGTTGACCAACTCCACTAGGTTTTTTCCAAGTAACTCTTTAGGTTTAATTCTTGGCAGTCGATACGAAAATTCAATCGCCGATTTTAGAAAGATTTTCTGCTCCAAATACTCGACTAAGGTCAATTGTCCGATCAATAATACTCCGCCCACGATCACGCCAAATAACACAAAAGCAATTAAGATATAGGTAGAGCTATACATCGCTCCATTGCTTAAAAAATTAAAGATTGCTGTTATCCCTATTGGAATAGTCAAACTAAAAATACCGATCACAATAGCATAAATAAATATATAATTGATCGTTTTCCGTTCAGTATGTAATAGGCTTGCCAACCGCTGTAAGGGTGATGGTCCGCCTTGTATATGCCCCATAAAAATAGATAGAAGATACGTTAGAAATGATAATTTTCAGCTAAAACAACGGTAAAACTCCGAGCGATCATTCAACTAGTCCGGTTGCTCTGTTTCCGATACTTGATTGCTCTTTAAATATAATCGTAGAACAAATTTGGCCCTCAACCTTACGGAGTGCATTAGCGACATTAAAAAAATTGCGTGTTTTCTTTTTATAGATATAATCTCGTGGTATTATGATCTCATTTACAGACTGGCCTCGAAGATAATGCTGCAAATAATGACTGTTATCGGTACCCAAGATATCTGCAAAAATACTGAGCCCACGGTTTTTATAGCGCTGATAGATTACGCTGCAGCCTTTTAAAAAAGAATCCGATTGAAGTGTCTCCAGTTGATCTTCCAATCCAATTCCGAGTAATTCACTCGCAGAAGTACTGCTTTTATTGCCATACACAAGGATAATATCGATACAATCTGCCGTTGACTCTTCAATACTTTGACGCACAAAATGAAGGGAGTCGACTGTAAAATCACTGGGTATTAATATACGCGTTGTTTTAGCCATGCTTTTTTTTAGCAAAGTTAAAACGCACATATGGCAACGGAATGAATCTAAAATTAGCTTTCCATTAGAAAGCTCGCAACTGTATTAAAATGAGATTAGAAATACCATCTAAATTAAAACTACATTAGAAGCGAAGGTAAGTGGGTAGTTCAATTTCTACAGTGGTGCCTTCACTCACAACAGAATTGACCTTCAATGTCCCACCATGCAGCTTAATAATATTTCTAGCTAAGGGAAGTCCTATACCATAACCGTCTATCCCACTCGTATTGGAAGCTCTAAAATAGGGATCGTAAATATGGTCCAATTCACGGGAAGGTATTCCGATACCTTTGTCTTTTATTAGAATAAAGACTTTATTGTCCAATGCACCCAAAGCAATGTATGCTGTTCTATCGGATGAATACTTACACGCGTTGCTGATAATATTGGATAGCGCAAGCTGTAGCAGAATTGCATTTCCATTCACCTTGAGCCGCATACTATCATCTGGTAACAGACTGAAATCTGTAATAATCTTAAATTTGTCATTGATGGCCTTAACTGTTAGTTCGGCATCCATCACAATCTGATCAATACGAACGGGGCTAAATGCAGTCGCATTATTAACAAAACCTGTACGCGCCAGCAGTAAAAGTGCTTTTGTTTTCTTTTCCAAATGCTCTGCCGACTCAATGATCTTAAATAATGTTCGTTGGTACTCTTCCGTTGTGCGTTCTTTGGATAAAGCAAGATCTGCCTGTCCTATGATGGATGTCAATGGCGTATTCAGTTCATGTGATGCATTGCTGATAAAGTTCTTTTGTGTTTCGAAAGAGGTTTCCAAGCGCGTCAACATCCGATTAAAGGTGAGTGCCAGACCATGAAGCTCCCCTTTATATTTATCCTCATCCAATCGTTTATAGAGATTTTCAGAACCAATCTCCTGCACCTCTTTCATCATGGTCAGTATGGGCTTTAAAAACGAGCGCTTCATAAAAACCGAAACAACGAATATAAAGAGAATTCCCAAAATCAGACTTATAATAAGGAGATTACGAAGATAGGCCAAATGGTGTGTATAAAAGTAATTTTCAGCAGAAGCGCCCACGATATACTTTCGACCATTTTGCGAAAAGTATTTAGTTGAATAGAATTGATTGCCTGACTTGAAATTTGAGCTTCCCTTTTTATTGATTTTATCCCAAAGCTCTTTATGGAATCCCTGGCTTCTTACAATAGCACCATTGCTATCAAATTCCACCAAAAATTCATGCTGATTATTGAGATTTTCAATAAAATCAAGGCTCCACTGATCAGTTTGGGAGGCAGATTTACTATTCAGAAATTTCTCCGCAGCAATATTTCGCCGCAGGTCCAGCCGCTTATAAAAATCTGTAAAAGCAAAATTCGTAATGGAATAAAAAATAAAGCCAACAAAACAACTCACATAAATGACCAGAATTGCAATGAGATAAGTAAGCTTTCGGTTATAATTGTGCATGTTTAAATATTCAGTCTTCTATTTTTAAAACATATCCCATACCAATAACCGTATGGATCGCTTTTTTGCTCGTTATTTTTTCAATCTTTTTTCTCAGATAATTCACATAAACATCGACAACATTTGATCCGATATCGAAATTTATACCCCATATTTTGTCCAAAAGCTCCGTTCGCTCAAATACCTTTTTGGGGCTCTGAATAAACAACAAAAGCAAACGATACTCGGTGCTGGTCAAATTGAGTTCCTGCCCGTCACAATAGGCTATTTTTTTATAATCATCGATACGCAGAAAACCATAACTAAATGTGTCTTTCGAAGGTAGCAATTCACGTTGCGTTGCCTGTACGATAGACTGTTGTCTGCGGATCAATGAACGTATCCGAGCCTTCAATTCAATAAGTTTAAAGGGTTTGGAAAGATAATCATCAGCACCGTTATCGAGTCCAAGCACCACATTCTCTGGAGTTCCAAGTGCAGTCAGCATCATAACAGGTAAATCTGTATAGCCCCACTGCCTGATCTGCTTACAAATATCCAGTCCATTAGTTCCCGGCAAAAGAATGTCTAGTAGCACAAGGGAGACATCTTGCTTCGCCAAGAGCTGTTCCAAACCTTCCGAACGCCCCAGATGAATGACCCTATAACCATCTTCGCCTAAGCCTTGTACGATCAAATCGGCAACATCCTGCTCATCTTCAACCAAAATAATTTTTTGCTCCTCCATATTCGTCATGATGTGTAGTTCGCTGTAATGAACTACGATCCAAACCATAAAAATAACGTTTT
The Sphingobacterium multivorum genome window above contains:
- a CDS encoding HlyD family secretion protein; translated protein: MLINKDHSNRTTLSWRDLSHDAVDSLLKERGSLVLGRILVLSGIVFVLALFLPWRQTILGVGTITALRPQDRPQTIQNQIGGRIEYWAVTEGQEVKKGDTILVLSETAQSYFDPMLPVRLEEQLHAKRSGEDAANQKMQATQAQIEALKNGLDFQLASAKNKVVQAQNVVKIDSAELVAVMSFFETSEKRLKRYEEGYRDGLFSLTDIETRRLNLQNDRAKVVSADNKLSNSRQSLTNASIELNNIRAKYNESLAKAQSDLSSAFSSKASVQGDIAKLRNEISNIDVRRGLYVVRAPQDGFIVKTFKAGIGENMKEGESVATLQPKKPLLAVELYVNAMDIPLIEPESDVRLQFDGWPSIQFSGWPSVAVGTFAGKVSVIDKVSSTNGRFRILIRATDPVPEGDEPWPIQLNQGSGAYGRVILNKVPLWYEIWRQLNGFPPSLEREPKESEKK
- a CDS encoding ABC transporter transmembrane domain-containing protein yields the protein MGHIQGGPSPLQRLASLLHTERKTINYIFIYAIVIGIFSLTIPIGITAIFNFLSNGAMYSSTYILIAFVLFGVIVGGVLLIGQLTLVEYLEQKIFLKSAIEFSYRLPRIKPKELLGKNLVELVNRFFDVIIIQKGIIKLLIDIIAAVVTIFFSVVLLSFYHPAFLAFGLIVIFSVITILVLYYKRGLKTSIEESEYKYETVAYLEAVAGQIDHYRGDEMKMNEVTRTTDSIVSKYLSARNDHFRVLKRFFLGSFLLRTLLFGAMLLLGSYFVVERQMTFGQFVAAEVVIVQIGYAIEKLMTNLNTIFDMLTGVVKLAAVTDLALEEDAAVYVD
- a CDS encoding HAMP domain-containing sensor histidine kinase translates to MHNYNRKLTYLIAILVIYVSCFVGFIFYSITNFAFTDFYKRLDLRRNIAAEKFLNSKSASQTDQWSLDFIENLNNQHEFLVEFDSNGAIVRSQGFHKELWDKINKKGSSNFKSGNQFYSTKYFSQNGRKYIVGASAENYFYTHHLAYLRNLLIISLILGILFIFVVSVFMKRSFLKPILTMMKEVQEIGSENLYKRLDEDKYKGELHGLALTFNRMLTRLETSFETQKNFISNASHELNTPLTSIIGQADLALSKERTTEEYQRTLFKIIESAEHLEKKTKALLLLARTGFVNNATAFSPVRIDQIVMDAELTVKAINDKFKIITDFSLLPDDSMRLKVNGNAILLQLALSNIISNACKYSSDRTAYIALGALDNKVFILIKDKGIGIPSRELDHIYDPYFRASNTSGIDGYGIGLPLARNIIKLHGGTLKVNSVVSEGTTVEIELPTYLRF
- a CDS encoding response regulator transcription factor; the protein is MVWIVVHYSELHIMTNMEEQKIILVEDEQDVADLIVQGLGEDGYRVIHLGRSEGLEQLLAKQDVSLVLLDILLPGTNGLDICKQIRQWGYTDLPVMMLTALGTPENVVLGLDNGADDYLSKPFKLIELKARIRSLIRRQQSIVQATQRELLPSKDTFSYGFLRIDDYKKIAYCDGQELNLTSTEYRLLLLFIQSPKKVFERTELLDKIWGINFDIGSNVVDVYVNYLRKKIEKITSKKAIHTVIGMGYVLKIED